Proteins encoded by one window of Thalassoroseus pseudoceratinae:
- a CDS encoding sigma-54-dependent transcriptional regulator — MTRHRSILIVEDEEIIRTSLAEFLAGLGYAVQVTGSARQAVQMCQQRDFDVAICDVQLPDGDGLALLRKLQQINLDLFVLIITAYATVENAVEAFKAGAFDYLVKPVLFEDLRHKLETLFKFADLHAENRSLRRELGRHEPLDQIVGSSQRLADLQATIRKVAVTNSNVLLVGETGTGKELFARAIHAAGPNSQEKFLAVSCGTRPVELLETQLFGARGGALSGRTVDLPGILKNAGAGTVFLDEVTLLPGGIQAELLRAIEYQEIMPVGGSETVKIEARIIASTTHDLLREVAENKFQEDLFYRLDGVKVPIPALRQRLDDIPELVEYFIGKHSQSMGKRVSGATSETIRVLMSAEWKGNVRQLDNAIERAVMMCDGDRIGPQDLPPELLGLCSPLPDTDDLRSALRHYERLHIIRVLRQYPDKRQAAKRLKLGLSSLYRKIEELGIDL, encoded by the coding sequence ATGACACGTCATCGTTCCATTCTCATTGTCGAAGATGAAGAAATCATCCGGACCAGTCTCGCCGAATTTCTCGCGGGGTTGGGATATGCGGTTCAAGTGACCGGGTCCGCGCGTCAGGCGGTGCAGATGTGTCAACAGCGGGACTTCGATGTCGCCATTTGCGATGTCCAACTCCCAGACGGCGACGGTTTGGCGCTTCTGCGAAAACTGCAACAGATCAACTTGGATCTGTTCGTACTTATCATCACAGCTTACGCCACGGTCGAAAATGCGGTTGAAGCTTTCAAGGCCGGGGCGTTTGATTATCTTGTCAAACCGGTATTGTTTGAGGACCTGCGGCATAAACTGGAAACGCTGTTCAAGTTTGCGGATCTCCACGCGGAGAACCGGAGTTTGCGACGGGAATTAGGACGTCATGAACCGTTGGATCAAATCGTGGGATCGAGTCAGCGTTTGGCGGATCTTCAAGCGACGATCCGAAAAGTTGCCGTCACGAATTCCAATGTGTTACTCGTCGGCGAAACCGGAACTGGCAAAGAGTTGTTCGCACGCGCCATTCATGCGGCTGGGCCGAATAGTCAGGAAAAGTTCTTGGCGGTGAGTTGCGGCACGCGTCCGGTGGAATTGCTGGAAACGCAATTGTTTGGGGCTCGCGGGGGGGCACTGTCCGGCCGAACCGTCGATCTCCCAGGAATTCTGAAAAACGCCGGAGCGGGGACAGTTTTTCTTGATGAAGTCACATTGCTTCCCGGTGGGATTCAAGCCGAGTTGCTGCGGGCAATCGAGTATCAGGAAATTATGCCGGTCGGCGGGTCGGAGACGGTCAAGATTGAGGCTCGCATCATCGCTTCGACGACGCACGACCTTCTTCGTGAAGTCGCGGAAAACAAATTCCAAGAAGATTTGTTCTACCGATTAGACGGTGTGAAAGTCCCGATTCCCGCCTTGCGACAAAGGCTCGATGACATTCCGGAGCTGGTGGAATACTTCATCGGCAAGCATTCCCAATCGATGGGGAAACGCGTCTCCGGGGCCACGAGTGAGACCATCCGCGTGCTGATGTCCGCAGAATGGAAGGGGAATGTTCGTCAGCTCGACAATGCCATCGAACGTGCGGTCATGATGTGTGATGGCGACCGGATCGGTCCCCAAGATTTACCACCGGAGTTACTCGGGTTGTGCTCGCCGCTGCCAGATACCGACGACCTTCGCAGTGCCCTTCGGCACTACGAACGATTGCATATCATTCGTGTGCTGAGACAGTACCCCGACAAACGCCAAGCCGCCAAACGGTTGAAGTTGGGGCTATCGAGTTTGTATCGCAAAATCGAAGAACTCGGCATCGATCTCTAG
- a CDS encoding GYF domain-containing protein, giving the protein MASGWYIKRGSKMHGPVSTAQLKKLAATGKLKPDDQLSQAKEGPFRSAAKAKGLFAAKPKPKPPEDEFVEAVVIEDDDYESYDDGMDYDDYGDVDDYGDYDDYEDVEEEPRPSRRRGAASAPAKSRPAKSSKSKTKPKKSKAKKKSSDDDDEEEDGPWWLNVLWGVGCIGLGFFLFFMARSAEASGEAVDFGRKGGIFKLIYSFLGPWGVLGVLVLAGCGFLYAAYDSYQAEK; this is encoded by the coding sequence ATGGCAAGCGGGTGGTATATCAAACGCGGATCGAAGATGCACGGTCCCGTCTCGACGGCACAACTCAAGAAACTGGCAGCGACTGGCAAGCTCAAGCCTGACGATCAATTGTCGCAGGCGAAAGAGGGGCCATTTCGCTCGGCCGCCAAAGCCAAAGGATTGTTTGCTGCCAAGCCGAAACCCAAGCCGCCCGAAGACGAGTTTGTCGAAGCGGTCGTGATCGAGGATGACGATTACGAATCGTATGATGACGGCATGGATTATGATGACTATGGAGACGTCGACGATTACGGGGACTATGACGACTACGAGGATGTCGAGGAAGAACCTCGACCCAGTCGGCGTCGCGGGGCGGCGTCCGCGCCTGCGAAATCTCGACCGGCGAAGTCATCAAAATCAAAGACCAAACCCAAGAAATCCAAGGCCAAGAAAAAATCATCGGACGATGACGACGAGGAAGAAGACGGCCCTTGGTGGTTGAATGTGCTTTGGGGCGTTGGTTGCATTGGGCTCGGGTTCTTTCTGTTCTTCATGGCGCGGTCTGCCGAAGCGTCTGGTGAGGCGGTCGACTTCGGACGCAAGGGCGGGATTTTCAAATTGATCTACAGTTTCCTGGGACCTTGGGGGGTATTGGGAGTGTTGGTCCTCGCCGGCTGCGGATTCCTCTACGCCGCCTACGACAGCTACCAAGCCGAGAAATAA
- a CDS encoding class I SAM-dependent methyltransferase — MLERILEPEVMDSVDDAVDYDAMDHSDVNRVFVADYLTARRRFDSIFGRDSTILDVGTGTALIPIEYCQQGGSGTIVGIDMAEEMLKLGRQRVTERGLSERIRLKYADAKKLGFEDGLFDGVMSNSIVHHIPKPADVFGEMLRVLRPGGMLFVRDLMRPADQHTLDQLVETYAENEADHARQLFRDSLHAALTVDEVQEILHSFGYPKEWVSQTSDRHWTVSGVQP, encoded by the coding sequence ATGCTTGAGCGGATTTTAGAACCCGAAGTGATGGACAGCGTGGACGATGCTGTCGACTACGACGCGATGGATCATTCCGACGTCAATCGAGTATTCGTCGCAGACTATCTGACGGCACGCCGCCGCTTCGATTCCATATTCGGACGGGACTCAACCATCCTCGATGTGGGCACCGGGACAGCGTTGATTCCTATCGAATATTGTCAGCAAGGTGGTTCGGGGACCATCGTTGGCATCGACATGGCCGAAGAAATGCTCAAGCTCGGGCGGCAACGGGTCACGGAGCGTGGGCTCTCGGAACGCATTCGGTTGAAGTATGCCGATGCGAAAAAACTCGGCTTTGAGGACGGGCTGTTCGACGGCGTGATGTCGAACAGCATCGTACACCATATCCCCAAACCTGCTGACGTGTTCGGCGAGATGTTGCGCGTCTTGCGACCGGGCGGGATGTTGTTCGTCCGAGATTTAATGAGACCAGCCGACCAACACACGCTCGATCAACTTGTCGAAACGTATGCCGAGAATGAAGCTGATCACGCTCGGCAGCTATTTCGAGATTCCCTCCACGCGGCTCTCACCGTCGATGAAGTCCAAGAGATCTTACACTCCTTCGGCTATCCGAAGGAGTGGGTCTCGCAAACCTCGGATCGACATTGGACCGTCAGCGGAGTCCAACCGTAA
- a CDS encoding PVC-type heme-binding CxxCH protein produces MKTRLPIFPLFSAAFLFGLACWTHLAAEDSYRPPIAPASNEGQQAIEGFKIPDGFQVELVAAEPLLANPVAFDIDEQGRFYICETFRQQKGVEDNRSHMDWLHDDLAAQTVEDRLAYIKKHLGEKAADYAKEQDRIRLLTDTDGDGKVDESTIYVDGFNDIVDGTGAGVLAHRGDVYYTCIPKLYKFRDSTGDGQTDTREVLSDGYGVRFAFRGHDMHGLTIGPDGRLYFSIGDRGFHVITKEGVKLHHPDTGAVLRCELDGSDLEVFAYGLRNPQELAFDDYGNLFTCDNNSDSGDQARWVHIVEGMDAGWRMYYQYLPDRGPWNREMMWYPHDAPPLEKEGPGGVPKGSVAKDIQPAYIVPPVANVSDGPSGLVHYPGVGLPEKYNGNFFLCDFRGGAGQSGIRAIAVKPKGASFELVKNEQFLWSTLATDVDFGYDGNMYWTDWVNGWNGEGKGRLYRLTNSESEKAAEVAKLFREGFGSTSVEQLVELLGHVDQRVRLAAQFEMVKQNQRAKLIEVAKTDQSELARIHAIWALGQFVRQIPKDMIRKEVHSLRVARNIDVLSESFALQKRLVSEIRRQPAGRRVLDLYEPLKSLISDESPAIRRPAFEVLCRLLSIEDVMMLVNTENITPSAVLGIEEHPHVVAPMWLAFAHNRSLASLVDFSFARQYELVREDPVLLHAAVQVMAANLSSHKALGFAELDRNFLTNSPDKTDLLIRTLALRRNRDPEIATVLNDSEAKIVLEAARAINDVPIEKAQPELAKLAGRPGMSEALLRRVLNANFRLGQQEHAEAVAEVAADASASEAMRVEALEELLMWEAPSPTDRVTGMWRPLEPREAPWMADVLGSKLGGMLSGSRQVRELGIKLAAKYGIQDVGPTLQKLLAEKDQPGEVRAEALKALESLKDATLREQITWAVADADPLVRAEALRILAVLEPEAAIAKLEAAIADGETVEAQKAVDVLAGMKLPAAEDVLLRLMSQLQAGELAEAVQLDVLNAAEKRGSSKLREAIDAFESARPSDDPLAMYSETLQGGHAGRGADIFFGRSEVSCRRCHMIGGSGGNVGPDLSEIGKQKDRRYILESIVKPNAQIAKGFETVLLATDEGKVISGVIREETDDTIQLMDKNGAIIRVPTETIVDRAKGKSSMPEDMMKYLSKSDLRDLVEYLAQQKTPPKKPSGHAE; encoded by the coding sequence TTGAAGACTCGTTTACCCATCTTTCCCCTGTTCAGTGCTGCGTTCCTGTTCGGACTTGCCTGTTGGACCCATCTGGCTGCTGAAGATTCTTACCGTCCGCCGATTGCGCCCGCCTCGAACGAAGGCCAGCAGGCGATTGAAGGCTTCAAAATTCCGGACGGTTTCCAAGTGGAACTCGTTGCCGCCGAACCGCTACTCGCGAACCCGGTCGCTTTCGACATCGACGAACAAGGTCGCTTCTATATCTGCGAAACGTTTCGCCAGCAGAAAGGTGTAGAGGACAATCGCAGTCACATGGATTGGCTGCACGACGATCTCGCTGCCCAAACCGTGGAAGACCGGTTGGCATACATCAAAAAACACCTCGGCGAGAAGGCAGCCGACTACGCGAAAGAGCAAGACCGCATCCGTCTGCTGACGGACACCGATGGCGATGGCAAGGTCGATGAATCGACGATCTACGTCGATGGATTCAACGACATCGTGGATGGAACCGGAGCGGGTGTGTTGGCTCATCGCGGCGATGTCTATTACACCTGTATTCCCAAGCTCTACAAGTTCCGCGATTCCACCGGCGACGGCCAAACCGACACGCGGGAAGTGCTCAGCGATGGCTATGGCGTGCGGTTTGCGTTTCGCGGTCACGACATGCACGGACTGACGATCGGTCCCGATGGCCGCTTGTATTTCAGCATCGGCGACCGTGGTTTTCACGTCATCACGAAGGAAGGCGTCAAGTTACACCATCCCGATACGGGAGCCGTCTTGCGGTGTGAACTTGATGGCAGCGATCTCGAAGTCTTCGCGTACGGACTCCGAAACCCGCAGGAACTGGCCTTCGACGACTACGGCAATCTCTTCACCTGCGACAACAATTCCGACAGCGGCGACCAAGCCCGGTGGGTGCATATCGTCGAGGGCATGGATGCCGGTTGGCGGATGTATTACCAATACCTTCCCGATCGCGGCCCGTGGAATCGGGAGATGATGTGGTACCCGCACGACGCCCCACCGCTCGAGAAGGAAGGTCCCGGCGGTGTGCCGAAGGGGAGCGTCGCGAAAGATATCCAACCCGCGTACATCGTGCCGCCGGTGGCGAACGTGAGTGATGGGCCCAGCGGATTGGTCCACTATCCCGGCGTGGGTTTGCCGGAGAAGTACAACGGCAATTTCTTCCTGTGCGACTTCCGCGGCGGAGCCGGTCAAAGCGGCATCCGCGCGATCGCCGTCAAACCGAAAGGCGCGAGTTTCGAACTCGTCAAGAACGAACAATTCCTCTGGTCCACCCTCGCCACCGACGTCGACTTCGGCTACGACGGCAATATGTACTGGACCGACTGGGTCAACGGCTGGAACGGCGAAGGCAAAGGGCGGTTGTATCGGTTGACGAACTCGGAAAGTGAGAAAGCGGCGGAAGTCGCGAAGTTGTTCCGCGAGGGATTCGGCAGCACTTCCGTGGAGCAACTTGTCGAACTGTTAGGGCACGTCGATCAACGCGTGCGATTGGCGGCGCAGTTTGAAATGGTCAAGCAGAACCAGCGTGCCAAGTTAATCGAAGTGGCGAAAACGGATCAATCAGAGCTCGCACGTATCCATGCGATCTGGGCACTCGGACAATTTGTCCGCCAAATACCGAAAGATATGATTCGCAAGGAAGTGCATTCTCTGCGAGTCGCTCGAAACATCGATGTCCTCTCCGAGTCGTTTGCGCTACAGAAGCGACTGGTATCCGAAATTCGACGTCAACCGGCTGGCCGGCGTGTTCTCGATTTGTACGAGCCGCTAAAGAGTCTTATCAGCGATGAGAGCCCAGCAATTCGGCGGCCAGCCTTCGAAGTCCTATGTCGCTTACTGTCAATCGAAGACGTAATGATGTTGGTGAACACCGAGAACATCACTCCTTCTGCCGTACTAGGAATCGAAGAACATCCGCATGTCGTTGCTCCGATGTGGCTTGCATTTGCACACAATCGTAGCCTCGCAAGTCTTGTAGATTTTAGCTTCGCTAGACAATACGAATTGGTCAGAGAGGATCCGGTTTTGCTCCACGCCGCAGTTCAGGTGATGGCAGCAAATCTGTCATCTCACAAGGCTTTAGGTTTTGCGGAATTGGATCGCAACTTCTTGACGAATTCGCCAGACAAAACCGACCTCTTAATTCGAACGCTTGCATTGCGGCGAAATAGAGACCCTGAAATTGCTACCGTGCTGAACGACAGCGAAGCCAAGATCGTTCTCGAAGCCGCGCGGGCGATCAACGATGTGCCAATAGAAAAAGCACAACCAGAACTCGCAAAACTCGCGGGTCGTCCCGGAATGAGCGAAGCGTTGTTGCGGCGGGTTTTGAATGCGAATTTTCGGCTCGGTCAGCAAGAACATGCGGAAGCGGTCGCGGAGGTGGCAGCGGATGCGTCCGCGAGTGAGGCGATGCGGGTGGAAGCGCTCGAAGAATTGCTGATGTGGGAAGCACCATCGCCGACCGATCGCGTGACCGGCATGTGGCGACCGCTCGAACCGCGTGAAGCACCGTGGATGGCGGATGTGCTGGGTTCGAAACTCGGCGGGATGCTCAGTGGTTCGCGGCAGGTGCGGGAGTTGGGCATCAAACTCGCCGCGAAGTACGGCATTCAGGATGTCGGGCCGACGCTGCAAAAACTCCTCGCGGAGAAAGATCAACCCGGCGAAGTGCGAGCCGAGGCGCTGAAGGCGCTCGAATCGTTGAAAGACGCCACGCTCCGCGAACAGATCACATGGGCCGTGGCGGATGCCGATCCACTCGTGCGTGCGGAAGCCTTACGGATTCTGGCGGTTCTTGAACCGGAAGCGGCCATCGCAAAACTCGAAGCCGCCATTGCAGATGGTGAAACAGTCGAAGCTCAGAAGGCTGTCGATGTGCTCGCGGGCATGAAACTTCCCGCTGCTGAGGACGTGCTCTTGCGGTTAATGAGTCAACTGCAAGCCGGTGAGTTGGCAGAGGCGGTTCAACTCGATGTTCTCAACGCCGCCGAAAAACGCGGTTCGTCCAAACTGCGAGAAGCGATCGACGCGTTCGAATCGGCTCGACCCAGCGATGATCCGCTGGCGATGTACTCGGAAACGTTGCAAGGCGGACACGCCGGACGAGGGGCGGATATCTTTTTCGGTCGCAGCGAAGTCTCTTGCCGACGTTGTCACATGATCGGTGGCAGCGGCGGAAACGTCGGGCCGGATCTCAGCGAAATCGGCAAGCAGAAGGATCGGCGGTATATTCTCGAATCCATCGTCAAACCAAATGCCCAAATCGCTAAAGGTTTTGAGACCGTGTTGCTCGCGACCGATGAAGGGAAAGTCATCAGCGGAGTGATTCGAGAAGAAACCGACGACACCATTCAACTCATGGACAAGAACGGTGCCATCATCCGTGTGCCGACCGAAACGATCGTCGACCGGGCCAAGGGCAAAAGTTCCATGCCCGAAGACATGATGAAATACCTTAGCAAGTCCGATTTGCGGGATCTCGTTGAGTATCTCGCCCAACAGAAAACGCCCCCCAAGAAACCCAGCGGACACGCGGAGTGA